The window agctatccattctgctgcttgtcccctgactctgcattctctgaccttgttcatcagtctattatggtgtCCATTATAGTGTACAaattctagataaattacatcaactacattaccattgtctactctcttacctcttcaaaaaattctgtacatggacttccaaaaggtgtttgttaAAGTTCCAcattataggcttgccagcaaagttgaagcccatggaataaaaggcacagtggcagcatagatacgaaattggttaagagacaggaaatagagagtagtggtgaacagttgttttttggactggaggatagTATACAGTGGTGTATCCcatgggtcggtactaggaccactgcttttcctgatatatattaatgatttggacttgggtgcaGAGAGCagtatttcaaaatttgcggatgactcaaaacttggaagtatagtgaacagtgaggagggtagtgatagacttcaagaggtcatagacaggctgatggaataggtggacacgtagcagatgaaatttaacacagaaaagtgcaaaataatacattttgggaggaagaatgaggagaggtgatATAAATGAAAAGGTGTATtttgagaggggggggcagggtgcGGAAACAGGGAGATCTGctggtatatgtgcacaaaatattgaaggtgacagggcaagatGAGAAAGCAGTTTACAAAGCATAGGGGATACTGGGCTTTATAAATTGAGGcatcgagtataaaagcaaggaagttatgatgaatttttataaaacactggttcagccacaactggaatattgtgtccaattctgggcaccgcactttaggaggatgtgaaagctttggagagggtgcagaaaagatttacaagaatggttccagggaagagtgacttcagttacgtggatagactggtgaagcaggggttgttctccttggagcagagaagattgagaggagatttgatggaggtgttcaaaaccatgaggggtctggacagagtggagagagagaaactgttcccattggccgaagaatcgagaaccagaggacacagatttaagatgattgggcagaggaaccaaaggcgacatgaggaaaaaccttttaatGCAGCAATTGGTTCGGatctggcctgaaagggtggtggatgcagattcaatcgtgtctttcaaaagggaattggataagtacctgaaagaaatatatgtgcagggctatggggaaagggcgagggagtgggacgggctgaagtgctcctgcacaggtacgggctcaatgggccaaatggcctcctagttTGCTGTAAGGATTCTatgattaaactccagcccagttacaggagttattaacatcagtagAAACAAAGCCCAACTATCAGAATGTACATGGTTCAgtcctgaaagtgattcacagcagcaataatagcagaatccaactcctgcagtcacttgtcaactcgctggtgtgtcagcaggtgggatgaccacactctgagcaggtgagcggcctctccccagtgtcagtGCACTGGTGTACAGTGAGTCCAGATGATCGCCTGAACCCAGTCCCGAAGTGAGAGCACCTGAACggactctcgtcagtgtgaacacaTTGATGACAGCTCAGTTCCCTGGAACTTTTATGACACTTCCCCCAGTCcgagcatttaaaaggtctctcccagtgtgaactcgccgatgcttTTCCAGCTCAGACCGGTAATTGAATCGCTTCCCACAGACCCCACATTTacacggtctctccccggtgtgactgcattTGTGTTTCGCCAGGCCAGAGGATCGACTGAAGCTACATCCACACAACAAACACGtgcacggtttctccccgctgtcaacgcTGCTTTTTGATTCCATATTTAAAGGCGAGTGATAGTTAGGTCATGATGACACGAGTGAGTCAGATCTCGAtgcgatgtttggtttgagcttcgtggctgcaaatcctccccttctaatgccCTGTGAAATGAAcataaaacaggaaaaagggagcaTGAGAAAGAAAAAactaaaggcaggttgtgaaactgAGCTTCGTGAATCTGGTCATTTATGGGGCCGCACTTTAAAAAAGTGAccaccattggcggaagggtcgagaaccggaggacatagattcaaggtgattggcaaaagaaccaaaggtgacataagaaaaaacatttttacacagtgaatggttaggatctggaatgaacggcctgaaagggtggtggaggcagactcaacaatggcttttaaaagggagttggataagtaccgaaAAGAAaactatttgcagggctatggggacaggacagatgagtgggactggctgaggtgctcttgcagggagtcagcacgggctcgacgggccgaatggtctcctccgcgctgtaaccattccatgattcgaacatcttcatgttcccctctaagtcacacaccatcctgaatcagATATATATCGCCATTCCAGGTACTCCCGACCTAACTGGGAGCAAGTGCAGCAGTTCAACgggaaattagggattggcaatatatTGCATCCAAAGAATGAATTAAAACAAATCTGTGTATGTAAGAGGGACGTAAAGCCTCTGCAGAAATACTGAATCCTAAAACTCTTTTATATTGTGCACAGAGtctgtttaacaatctaatctcccccagagcccacctccccggacagccccacatgggcaattgttggtcccactgggcccagagcccacctccccggacagccccacatgggcaattgtaggtcccactgggcccacctccccggacagccccacatgggcaattgtaggtcccactgggcccacctccccggacagccccacatgggcaattgttggtcccactgggcccagagcccacccccccggacagccccacatgggcaattgttggtcccactgggcccagggcccacctccccggacagccccacatgggcaattgttggtcccactgggcccagggcccacctccccggacagccccacatgggcaattgttggtcccactgggcccagagcccacctccccggacagccccacatgggcaattgttggtcccactgggcccagaagtactgggggggacccagcagcttctcctccatccccactgcCGCTCAAACTGCTGCAACACACAGAGCCCCACAGGAGGCCCGGGAGCGcctcccccccgcacccagcgCCCACCCCGGGACAGAGCGGCCGTTGCcgggggcctgtcaccgggagaaagccccgcagctgccccccgggggccccgctcggggaaaggccggagccgcaggttgttgttcggggcctgaggcccacagcgggtgtgtgtgaagcgggtaATGCGGAGTGTGGTGTCTCGggcgggcggggcctgggcccgcactcggtgtgtgtgaagcccgcgtccccccggggtttattaacccgctccctccgcccatctctcagccgctgcctcagacacagccggaccaccgcgcatgctcagctcagactgcccgggtgattgacggcggctCTGGGCCAATCggaagagcgggggcggggctggaggaccgagcgggcgggcggtcctccaaccaatcggagtgtgcgaggggcggggctgagcccggagcgGCGGTGGCGACAGTCGGTGGGGCCCGGATGATGTGGGACACGAGACGGtgggttgtcggcgcggggcaggaattggagccgcgagtGGGGCTGGTGAGCTTCATAAACCcctggtgtagggcccagggcccagTAACAGGCCAGAGGCTGGGCCCGGCTTTGGCCCGCCCGCCCGCGGGGACAGGGCCTCAGGCTCCCAGGGACACCCACACTCAATGTATTCTGGAAGCAAGAAAAATGGGAGACTTTCTGAAGCAAATGGTCCAATTTAAAGGTGACCACAAACCTGTGAGGGGCGGGGTcagctgatcaatctgttccaggattaatagcagtatagagtacaacaaCAAGCTGATTATGGTCAACCTTTATCAGTCACTAGTTACACCTCACATATTGAGGCTTGGGCCccattctgggctccacactttgaaaagttcatcaataataactttcaaaacgatGAATGTTTCAAAGGGGAAATGTTCTGGTGTTTTGGGGTAGGTGCAGGGAGCGGCtctttcagtgagtcggacaggctcgatgggccgattggtctcctgtgctgtatggTTCCCTGAAATGGTGACAGTCTGGGAGCATCTGTCTCAGAAggtgaaatggagagtggtcagggagagcccatcaccaaaacaggaAGATAttacagatagagagggagggtcagagtgtataaagaggtgacgagagcacaggcacccagacagagtcagcaccttcaggggaggagagggaggggaaccagtgagtgtggaactgaacccagccagagtcagcaccttcaggggaggagagggaggggaaccagtgagtgtagaactgaacccagacagagtcagcaccttcagggaagtgaTAACAAATAGttggagatggtgcgatgggtttggatttctgcacagggaggaggggacagtgtgtgggatgggcatttacagctttggagaacaagactcaccacttatactttatagttatcCAGTAGGTCCCTGGATGATCAGTCCATCCCAACACTGTATCATCAAGGGTTTCTTCCCTGGTGTCTACTTCTGCTGAGTGTTACTCCTAGATCCTCACTTTGGACTGTCCGAACCTGTCTATCTTTATTCCCTCCTTTTCATGCAATATTGCTGTCCTAACTCgtcgagttggtgccagtaagtctgagTGATCAGGTTAGTAAGTCTAAGGTAATTAGcttctttcctgctgaaattgacagtgcatacttggtctttgtgttgggggaaattggctcTGCTTTGGCTGCCAAGTCCGGTGACCTTATGGCCTGTACTTCCAcactacttacagtgatgacttttgtaaacagcttttacaggaGTTTAGAAGGGGAGGATACGCAGAGGGGATtaaacctgggcccctcctgttccgatgactcagtcacactgggtggtgcctgtAGCTACTGAGCCATTGAGAGAAggttccagtgaccctgctggaaaatgcacgcgTGAAGCCTCAGGTGAGAATAGCCTGTCGACGCTCACTGTTGAGGTTCACACATggacattgggcacatgggtcacgtattggagagaaactggtgagtgtggaactgaacccagccagagtcagcaccttcaggggagaagagggaggggaaccagtgagtgtcgaactgaacccagccagagtcagcaccttcaggggaggagagggaggggaaccagtgagtgtcgaactgaacccagccagagtcagcaccttcaggggaggagagggaggggaaccagtgagtgtcgaactgaacccagccagagtcagacattagtgaaccagttgggtttttacgacaatccggttgcTGTCATGGTCACTTTGTTGTAATGCCAGTCCCACAATTCAGCAGATTCATTCAGTTCAAATTACTAACCTGCctcttattaaagaagcagtagcaggacatttggaaaagcagaattcagtcaggcagagtcatgtttcacaaatttgtctTGTCTATTACTAACCTGCctctttgtgggttctctctcacactccctttttcctgttataaattaattttacagggtattagaaggggaggatttgcagacgggaaactcaaattgCATGCTGCATCAAGATCTGACGGCGTCACTCGATTCATTGGGACCGGTATATCATCGGCCTCTcaatatggaagcaaaaagcaccgttgacagtggggagaaagtgtacacgtgttctgtgtgtggacaaggcttcagccgaatcTCTGGCCTatcgagacacaagcgcagtcacactggggagaggccgtttacctgctctgagtgtgggaagggattcattcagtcatcccaccttctgatacaccagcgagttcacactggggagaggccgttcacctgctctgagtgtgggaagggattcacttcgtcatccaacctgctgaatcaccagcgagttcacactggggagaggccgtttatctgctccgagtgtgggaagggattcactcagtcatccagcctgctgacacaccagcgagttcacactgatgaaAGACCTTTTAAATGCCCGGACTGCAGGAAGTGCTATAAAAGTCCCGGGCAACTGATGTGCCATCAacgtattcacactggggagagaccgttcaggtgCTCTCGCTGCGGGACTGGGTTCACGCGATCATCTGGACTTACTATACaccagcgcattcacactggggagaggccgttcacctgctctgagtgtgggaagggattcactcagtcatgcaacctgctgacacaccagcgagttcacaagtgactgcagcggTTAGATTCTGCtggtattgctgctgttaatcacatgcaggactgaaccatgttcattctgacagttggggtttgtttctgctgatgttaactcctgtaactgggctggagtttaatattctggatgaatgggaaataaatcagctttgctttcaacacattgctgtggatttttgtctttcccaccggaGCCTTTAGCATCAcccggctggagctcagagaggacaatctcgGGGGAGGATCGTATGGCggaaacagaacttcagcctggacacagtccttcagggccacactgagcgGGCCAAACAGCActttggtctctctcgtctctctgcACTGACAGCACAGTCACTGCGGGTTAATCTTGAGGTGTGTAAGAAATGTGTCCCACTCTTCCATGGTTCAGAGCTCCTGGGCATGGAACAGAAGGCTCCTTTAGAAATTATCCCCagagctttgtttgcttttttcaaTGGCCCTATTAACgcacgtcgctacttttagtgatttgtgtatctgttccCCTCGATCCCTTGgctcctctgccccatttagactcttattttccaaatagaatgtggcctccttattcttccccaAAACACACCACCTCTCACTGATCTATACTGAAATTCATTTCCCAGTTACACACGCATTCTGCAACTTATTAATGTCTTgcattttgtcacagtcttcctcagtattaactctatctcccaatttgtgtcatctaaaa is drawn from Pristiophorus japonicus isolate sPriJap1 chromosome 24 unlocalized genomic scaffold, sPriJap1.hap1 SUPER_24_unloc_2, whole genome shotgun sequence and contains these coding sequences:
- the LOC139241216 gene encoding zinc finger protein 229-like; its protein translation is MMWDTRRVLEGEDLQTGNSNCMLHQDLTASLDSLGPVYHRPLNMEAKSTVDSGEKVYTCSVCGQGFSRISGLSRHKRSHTGERPFTCSECGKGFIQSSHLLIHQRVHTGERPFTCSECGKGFTSSSNLLNHQRVHTGERPFICSECGKGFTQSSSLLTHQRVHTDERPFKCPDCRKCYKSPGQLMCHQRIHTGERPFRCSRCGTGFTRSSGLTIHQRIHTGERPFTCSECGKGFTQSCNLLTHQRVHNHTGERPFTCPMCGKGFTASSQLGTHQRVHTGEKPFTCSECGKRFTCSSDLLKHQRVHTGERPFTCSECGKRFTRSFNLLRHQRVHTGEKPFTCSLCGKRFTWSSHLLTHQRVHTEERPFTCSECGKRFTCSSDLLKHQRVHTGERPFPCSECGKRFTCSTDLLKHQRVHTGERPFICSECWKGFTGSSELLTHQRVHTGERPFTCFECGKGFTGSSNLLTHQRVHK